The Maylandia zebra isolate NMK-2024a linkage group LG7, Mzebra_GT3a, whole genome shotgun sequence genome contains a region encoding:
- the LOC106676968 gene encoding uncharacterized protein LOC106676968 translates to MAARFLIARFLLLYVLSDVDYSSAFPGATSPVQPRAWQGGREEHNVYGSPRPFQYMRALRPTDPKINPNVHDQVQVQSPRLYQPRSNIPAHRPMETYPLQPRAHRNHLVAKPRSFDLSLRIPFAQSRDGANPPRYRPSGFIIDNSFNNPGRRHGHDASKLGYQFSLSVPFSRGPPRRQEHHGGHQHRPEEDDLGHQRPQVYVPAHTRPHPNEHHHRDEGRPGRDSAFPEPDGLERPSRPRHPQRYVDPYSGYYNSHMNPTWNDYWWYYHGPHWGHVKHPSSDPWPNFHRSASD, encoded by the exons atGGCTGCTCGGTTCCTCATTGCAAG GTTTTTACTGCTTTATGTTTTGAGTGATGTGGACTACTCCTCAGCTTTTCCAGGAG CCACAAGTCCTGTGCAGCCTAGAGCGTGGCAGGGTGGAAGAGAGGAACACAATGTGTATGGAAGTCCTCGTCCTTTCCAGTACATGAGGGCTCTGCGGCCGACAGATCCAAAGATCAACCCTAATGTGCACGATCAGGTCCAAGTCCAATCCCCGAGATTGTATCAGCCACGCTCCAATATTCCCGCCCACAGACCCATGGAAACATATCCGCTCCAGCCTCGAGCACACAGAAACCACCTTGTGGCCAAGCCCAGGAGCTTTGACTTGAGCCTGAGGATTCCTTTTGCTCAGTCTCGTGATGGTGCTAATCCTCCTCGGTACAGACCAAGCGGCTTTATTATTGACAACAGTTTTAATAATCCCGGCAGACGCCATGGCCATGACGCTTCCAAGCTGGGCTACCAGTTCAGCTTATCCGTTCCCTTTTCACGAGGTCCTCCACGCCGCCAGGAGCATCACGGCGGACATCAACACAGGCCTGAGGAAGATGATTTGGGTCACCAAAGACCGCAAGTTTATGTGCCGGCCCATACAAGGCCGCACCCCAACGAGCATCATCATCGTGATGAAGGCCGCCCTGGTCGGGACTCTGCATTTCCGGAGCCAGATGGACTGGAACGCCCATCAAGGCCGCGCCATCCTCAGAGATATGTCGACCCTTACAGTGGCTACTACAACTCCCACATGAATCCTACGTGGAACGACTACTGGTGGTATTACCATGGACCTCACTGGGGTCATGTAAAGCATCCATCTTCTGACCCTTGGCCAAATTTCCATCGGTCAGCTTCAGACTGA